In a single window of the Pontibacter russatus genome:
- the thrS gene encoding threonine--tRNA ligase: MINITLPDGSTRAYEQGVTSLEIAQSISEGLARNVLAAKVNDTVWDLSRPINEDARVQLLTWNDDLGKNTFWHSSAHLLAEALEELYPGVKFGIGPPVENGFYYDVDLGDRTFSQDEFAKVEQKMLELARNKSEFTRREVSKAEAVAYFTEKGDEYKLDLIKDLADGTITFYEQGNFVDLCRGPHIPNTSYIKAAKLMNVAGAYWRGDESRKQLTRIYGVTFPKQKELTEYLERLEEAKKRDHRKLGKELELFAFSEKVGMGLPLWLPKGTLLRERLEQFMRKAQMRAGYQPVVTPHIGSKELYVTSGHYEKYGADSFQPIKTPNEGEEFLLKPMNCPHHCEIYKVRPRSYKELPVRLAEFGTVYRYEQSGELHGLTRVRGFTQDDAHIFCRPDQVKEEFLKVIDLVLYVFKALGFEDYTAQISLRDPENKQKYIGSDEVWEKAESAIIEAAAEKGLRTVTELGEAAFYGPKLDFMVKDALGRKWQLGTIQVDYNLPERFQLEYIGADNQRHRPVMIHRAPFGSLERFVAVLIEHCGGSFPLWLSPEQFAILPISEKYQDFAQQVYERLQQEDIRGFVDNRDEKIGRKIRDAEVRKVSFMLIVGEKEQESGSVSVRRHGEGDVGTMTVDEFIGFFQGKVAEILNK; this comes from the coding sequence ATGATCAACATTACACTGCCGGATGGTTCCACACGCGCTTATGAGCAAGGCGTGACGAGCTTGGAGATTGCGCAGAGCATCAGCGAGGGCCTTGCCCGCAACGTACTTGCCGCCAAAGTAAACGACACCGTTTGGGATTTGTCGCGCCCCATTAACGAGGATGCACGGGTGCAACTGCTCACCTGGAACGATGACCTGGGAAAGAATACTTTCTGGCACTCTTCGGCCCACCTGCTGGCCGAGGCGCTGGAGGAGCTTTATCCGGGCGTGAAATTTGGGATAGGCCCGCCGGTGGAGAACGGCTTTTACTACGACGTGGACCTGGGCGACCGTACGTTCTCCCAGGACGAATTTGCAAAGGTGGAGCAGAAGATGCTGGAACTGGCACGCAACAAGAGCGAGTTTACACGGCGCGAGGTATCAAAGGCGGAGGCGGTCGCCTACTTCACGGAGAAAGGCGATGAGTACAAACTGGACCTGATCAAAGATCTGGCCGACGGCACCATCACCTTCTACGAGCAGGGCAACTTCGTGGACCTTTGCCGAGGGCCCCATATCCCCAACACGTCCTATATAAAAGCCGCTAAGCTTATGAACGTGGCCGGTGCCTACTGGCGCGGCGACGAGTCGCGGAAGCAGCTGACCCGTATATATGGCGTCACGTTCCCGAAGCAGAAAGAACTGACAGAGTACCTGGAGCGCCTGGAGGAGGCCAAAAAACGCGACCACCGCAAGCTGGGCAAAGAACTGGAGTTGTTCGCCTTCTCCGAGAAAGTGGGTATGGGCCTGCCGCTGTGGCTGCCGAAGGGCACCCTGCTGCGCGAGCGCCTCGAGCAATTTATGCGCAAGGCGCAGATGCGCGCTGGCTACCAGCCGGTGGTGACGCCCCATATAGGCAGCAAAGAGTTATATGTCACCTCCGGCCACTACGAGAAGTACGGCGCCGACTCGTTCCAGCCGATCAAGACGCCAAACGAAGGGGAGGAGTTCCTCCTGAAGCCCATGAACTGCCCGCACCACTGCGAGATATATAAAGTTCGCCCGCGTTCCTACAAAGAGCTGCCGGTGCGCCTGGCGGAGTTCGGCACCGTGTACCGCTACGAGCAGAGCGGTGAGCTGCACGGCCTGACCCGCGTGCGCGGCTTTACCCAGGACGACGCCCATATCTTCTGCCGCCCCGATCAGGTGAAGGAGGAATTCCTGAAAGTAATTGACCTGGTGCTGTATGTGTTCAAAGCCTTGGGCTTTGAGGACTACACCGCCCAGATATCGCTGCGCGACCCGGAGAACAAGCAGAAGTACATCGGGAGCGACGAGGTGTGGGAAAAAGCGGAGAGCGCCATCATAGAGGCCGCCGCCGAGAAAGGGCTGCGCACCGTAACCGAACTGGGGGAGGCTGCGTTTTACGGACCTAAGCTCGACTTCATGGTGAAGGATGCGCTGGGCCGCAAGTGGCAGCTTGGAACCATTCAGGTGGATTATAACTTACCGGAGCGGTTCCAGTTGGAGTACATCGGCGCTGATAACCAGCGGCATCGCCCGGTCATGATCCACCGCGCGCCCTTCGGCTCTTTGGAGCGCTTTGTGGCGGTGCTGATAGAGCACTGCGGCGGCAGTTTCCCGCTGTGGCTGAGCCCGGAGCAGTTTGCCATTCTGCCGATATCCGAAAAGTACCAGGACTTTGCCCAGCAAGTGTATGAGCGCCTGCAGCAGGAGGACATCCGCGGCTTTGTGGACAACCGCGACGAGAAGATTGGCCGCAAGATCCGCGATGCGGAGGTGCGGAAGGTTTCCTTCATGCTGATTGTGGGGGAGAAGGAGCAGGAGAGCGGCTCTGTGTCGGTGCGCCGGCACGGGGAGGGCGACGTCGGCACCATGACCGTGGACGAGTTTATCGGGTTCTTCCAGGGCAAAGTTGCTGAGATACTGAACAAATAA
- the infC gene encoding translation initiation factor IF-3 has product MEEPYKVNEKITAREVRVVGDNVEQGVYSTRDAQRMANEQNLDLVEISPTANPPVCRIIDYSKFKYEQKKKTREMKAKAQKVVIKEIRFGPNTDDHDFEFKLKHAKGFLESGFKVKSYVHFVGRSIVFKERGEILLLKFAQALEDVAKVEQLPKLEGKRMFLILSPKAAAPAKK; this is encoded by the coding sequence GTGGAGGAGCCATACAAAGTCAATGAAAAAATAACTGCCAGGGAAGTCAGGGTGGTTGGAGACAATGTAGAGCAGGGCGTGTACTCGACAAGAGACGCGCAGCGAATGGCCAATGAGCAGAATCTTGACCTGGTTGAGATTTCGCCGACAGCTAATCCTCCGGTGTGCCGCATCATCGACTACTCGAAATTCAAGTACGAGCAGAAGAAGAAGACGCGCGAGATGAAGGCGAAAGCCCAGAAGGTGGTTATCAAGGAAATCCGTTTCGGTCCCAACACCGACGACCACGACTTTGAGTTTAAGCTCAAGCACGCCAAAGGCTTCCTCGAGAGCGGTTTTAAGGTGAAGTCATACGTGCATTTCGTAGGCAGGTCTATTGTGTTTAAGGAGAGAGGGGAGATTCTGCTTCTCAAGTTTGCACAGGCCCTGGAAGATGTGGCGAAGGTAGAGCAACTGCCGAAACTGGAGGGAAAGCGGATGTTCCTGATTCTTTCTCCGAAGGCGGCTGCACCTGCCAAGAAGTAA
- the rpmI gene encoding 50S ribosomal protein L35 — MPKVKTKSGAKKRFSLTGTGKIKRKHAYKSHILTKKTTKQKRNLTHVGLVSAADTDRVKAMLNI, encoded by the coding sequence ATGCCAAAAGTAAAAACTAAATCTGGTGCAAAGAAGCGTTTTTCTTTGACGGGTACTGGCAAAATCAAGCGCAAGCACGCTTACAAAAGCCATATCCTGACCAAGAAAACGACGAAGCAGAAGCGTAACCTTACTCATGTGGGCCTTGTTAGCGCAGCTGACACCGACAGAGTAAAAGCCATGCTCAACATTTAA
- the rplT gene encoding 50S ribosomal protein L20, whose product MPRSVNVVAARHRRKKVMKMAKGYFGRRKNVWTVAKNAVEKGLGYAYLDRKVKKRDFRALWIQRINAGAREHGLSYSALMGALKKANIDLNRKVLADLAMNHPEAFKSIVEKVK is encoded by the coding sequence ATGCCAAGATCAGTCAATGTCGTAGCCGCACGACACAGAAGAAAAAAAGTAATGAAAATGGCCAAAGGTTACTTTGGCCGTCGCAAAAACGTTTGGACAGTTGCGAAGAACGCAGTTGAAAAAGGTTTAGGCTATGCCTACCTCGACAGAAAAGTGAAGAAGAGAGACTTCAGAGCGCTCTGGATCCAGCGTATCAACGCGGGTGCCCGTGAGCACGGTCTGTCTTACTCAGCGCTGATGGGCGCCCTGAAGAAGGCGAACATCGACCTGAACCGCAAGGTGCTTGCCGATCTGGCGATGAACCACCCAGAAGCTTTCAAAAGTATCGTTGAGAAGGTAAAGTAA
- a CDS encoding pyridoxal phosphate-dependent aminotransferase: MIERSDRLRNVTYELRGPVYEKSKELERKGFSVTNLNIGNPAPFGFNAPAEVIQHMAQNLVNAQGYSDHRGLLSAREAVKRYYERIGLQDINADDVFLGNGLSELIMHSVQALLNDGDEMLIPSPDYPLWTAAVSFSGGKPVHYICDESSDWFPDIADIRSKITRRTKAIVLINPNNPTGAVYSKELLQEIVKVAEEHNLIIFSDEIYDKILYDGTVHTPTALLTDSVLCITMSGLSKNYLAAGFRAGWMLLSGAKAKAADYIDGLNTLASLRVCSNVPAQYAIQVALEGTPSVRDLVLPAGRLGQQRALCHEKLTAIPGISCVKPMGAFYMFPRIDAKKFAIHNDQQFVIDLLAAQHIFVVQGSGFNWHQPDHFRIVYLPPVEVLDETLDKFARFLETYRQSPRAAKKNNAALSLSNQVLD, translated from the coding sequence ATGATAGAGCGAAGCGATAGGCTCCGGAACGTCACGTACGAACTGCGCGGGCCGGTATATGAGAAGTCGAAAGAACTTGAGCGGAAGGGGTTTTCCGTCACCAACCTTAACATAGGCAACCCGGCGCCTTTCGGTTTCAACGCACCGGCCGAAGTGATTCAGCACATGGCGCAGAACCTTGTCAATGCACAGGGCTATTCAGACCACAGAGGACTTTTGAGCGCCCGCGAGGCGGTAAAACGCTACTACGAGAGAATCGGGCTGCAGGACATAAATGCCGATGATGTGTTTCTGGGCAACGGTTTGAGCGAACTGATCATGCACTCGGTGCAGGCGCTGCTGAACGACGGCGACGAGATGCTGATACCTTCGCCGGACTACCCGCTCTGGACGGCTGCCGTTTCATTTTCAGGGGGCAAACCGGTGCATTATATATGCGACGAGTCGTCGGACTGGTTCCCGGATATAGCCGACATCAGGAGCAAGATAACGCGCAGGACCAAGGCCATCGTGCTCATCAACCCCAACAACCCCACGGGTGCCGTTTATTCCAAAGAGCTGCTGCAGGAGATTGTGAAGGTGGCGGAGGAGCACAACCTGATCATTTTCTCTGATGAGATATATGACAAAATCCTGTACGATGGAACAGTGCATACCCCCACGGCGCTTTTGACTGACTCGGTGCTGTGCATCACGATGAGCGGCCTGTCCAAAAACTACCTGGCGGCTGGCTTCCGGGCAGGCTGGATGCTGCTGAGCGGTGCCAAAGCCAAGGCAGCGGATTATATAGACGGGCTGAACACGCTGGCCAGTTTGCGCGTGTGCAGCAATGTGCCGGCGCAGTACGCCATACAGGTGGCCCTGGAGGGTACACCCTCCGTCCGGGATCTGGTGCTCCCCGCAGGCCGTTTAGGACAGCAGCGGGCCTTGTGCCACGAGAAACTGACTGCCATACCAGGCATCTCCTGCGTGAAACCCATGGGCGCCTTTTATATGTTCCCGAGGATAGACGCCAAAAAATTCGCCATCCACAACGACCAGCAGTTCGTGATTGACCTGCTGGCGGCGCAGCACATCTTCGTGGTGCAGGGGAGCGGCTTTAACTGGCACCAGCCCGACCATTTCCGGATCGTGTACCTGCCGCCGGTGGAGGTGCTGGACGAGACACTGGACAAGTTTGCGCGCTTTTTGGAAACCTACAGGCAGTCGCCCAGAGCAGCAAAAAAGAATAACGCGGCGCTCTCCCTGTCCAACCAAGTACTGGATTAG
- the rmuC gene encoding DNA recombination protein RmuC — translation MEILVGIAAFLAGLVVAYLALKGKLNALQQLANQAAVTQGVLEGQAKQRQEESEQLKALLREAQTETLELTNALTKTETDYDHLKLRLQEQGRELEQLREKFLQQFQSISNQVLMTNAEHFHKASSENLERILSPLKERIKEFEAKVDQTYEKSLKDSISLKEQITQLASLNQQMSQDALNLTRALKGESKTQGNWGEYLLESLLEKSGLRKGVHYEREEVRQNDESRIYRPDVIVRLPDGKHLIIDSKMSLVAYEAYCSCEDDHQQEVYLRSHINSVRTHFSDLGRKNYHRLAGINSPDFVLMYIPIEPAFSLALQHDHDLFTDAFDRNIVLVTTSTLLATLRTVAGVWRQEDQKRNVLRIAEESGRLYDKFVGFVEDLKTIGKHLENSQSSYNAAMNKLTEGKGNLIRRVEILKELGAKTSKTLDDNLLQEAQLTERPEELR, via the coding sequence ATGGAGATACTGGTAGGAATAGCGGCATTTTTAGCCGGGCTGGTGGTGGCTTATCTGGCGTTGAAAGGCAAGCTGAACGCCCTGCAACAACTGGCAAATCAGGCCGCCGTGACGCAGGGCGTACTGGAGGGGCAGGCAAAGCAGCGGCAGGAGGAGTCGGAGCAGCTGAAGGCACTGCTGCGCGAGGCCCAGACCGAAACCCTGGAACTGACCAACGCCCTTACCAAAACCGAAACCGACTACGACCACCTGAAGCTTCGCCTGCAGGAACAGGGCCGGGAACTGGAGCAGCTGCGCGAGAAATTCCTGCAGCAGTTCCAAAGCATCTCCAACCAGGTGCTGATGACGAATGCCGAGCACTTCCACAAAGCCTCCTCCGAAAACCTGGAGCGCATCCTCTCGCCGCTGAAAGAGCGCATTAAAGAGTTTGAAGCAAAGGTTGATCAAACCTACGAAAAGAGCCTGAAGGACAGCATCTCCCTAAAAGAACAAATCACGCAACTGGCCTCGCTGAACCAGCAGATGAGCCAGGACGCCCTGAACCTGACCCGCGCCCTGAAAGGCGAAAGCAAGACGCAGGGCAACTGGGGCGAGTACCTGCTGGAGAGCCTGCTGGAAAAGTCAGGGCTGCGGAAGGGCGTGCATTACGAGCGCGAGGAAGTGCGCCAGAACGACGAGAGCAGGATATACCGCCCCGATGTAATCGTGCGCCTGCCCGACGGCAAGCACCTCATCATCGACTCTAAAATGTCATTGGTAGCATACGAGGCCTACTGCAGCTGCGAGGACGACCACCAGCAGGAAGTGTACCTGCGCAGCCATATCAACTCGGTGCGGACGCACTTTTCTGATTTAGGGCGCAAAAACTACCACCGCCTCGCCGGCATCAACTCCCCCGATTTCGTGCTGATGTATATCCCCATCGAACCAGCATTCAGCCTGGCCCTCCAGCACGACCACGATTTGTTCACCGACGCTTTCGACCGCAACATTGTGCTGGTCACCACCTCTACCCTGCTGGCCACGCTGCGCACAGTGGCAGGCGTGTGGCGGCAGGAAGACCAGAAGCGCAATGTGCTCCGCATAGCCGAAGAAAGCGGCAGGCTCTACGACAAATTTGTAGGCTTTGTGGAGGATCTGAAGACAATCGGCAAGCACCTCGAAAACAGCCAGAGTTCCTACAATGCCGCCATGAACAAACTTACCGAGGGCAAAGGGAACCTCATCCGGCGTGTGGAGATTCTGAAGGAGCTAGGCGCCAAGACAAGCAAAACCCTGGATGACAACCTGCTGCAGGAGGCGCAACTGACGGAACGGCCAGAGGAGCTGCGTTAG
- a CDS encoding histidine phosphatase family protein, with protein MKSLFLATSLFAILNTFPSHAQQKSPIKQTIERIAQKYRTITANADVVTANGIPVAKETRFILPEDEVVPDYSNLRQIALVRHGEPDIAKTGKFSFEEARQYVTKYDSVGIVVPDKPFFEIERPEEVAIFTSSIARATATARYLFGDSTDMTVSPDFREFETRINRRNFNFKLPIKLWTASARLRWMLGLGEQDIETFAEAKARAEKAAELLAEATEEKPKVVLVAHGFLNRYIKQDLEEMGWRVVKDGGSGYFATTVLVKLEPKKEGNNPISLHTGG; from the coding sequence ATGAAGTCATTATTCCTTGCTACATCCCTATTTGCAATTTTAAACACATTCCCCTCCCACGCACAGCAGAAAAGCCCCATCAAGCAGACAATAGAACGCATTGCACAAAAGTACAGGACCATTACCGCTAACGCGGACGTTGTTACTGCCAACGGCATACCTGTAGCCAAAGAAACACGCTTCATATTACCGGAAGATGAGGTGGTGCCGGATTACAGCAACCTGCGCCAGATTGCACTGGTGCGCCACGGCGAGCCAGACATTGCCAAAACAGGGAAATTCTCCTTCGAGGAGGCGCGCCAGTATGTCACCAAATACGACAGCGTCGGGATTGTGGTGCCGGACAAGCCCTTTTTTGAGATAGAGCGCCCGGAGGAGGTGGCCATCTTCACCAGTTCCATTGCCCGGGCAACGGCCACCGCACGTTATCTTTTCGGCGACTCAACGGACATGACGGTATCCCCGGACTTCCGGGAATTTGAAACCCGCATCAACAGGCGCAATTTCAACTTTAAGCTGCCGATCAAGCTTTGGACTGCGTCAGCACGTCTCCGGTGGATGCTGGGGCTCGGTGAACAAGACATTGAAACATTTGCAGAGGCCAAAGCGCGCGCCGAAAAAGCTGCGGAGTTGCTTGCAGAAGCCACGGAGGAAAAACCGAAAGTGGTGCTGGTGGCGCACGGCTTCCTCAACCGCTACATCAAGCAGGACCTGGAAGAGATGGGCTGGCGCGTGGTGAAAGACGGCGGCTCCGGCTACTTTGCCACCACCGTGCTGGTGAAGCTCGAGCCGAAGAAAGAGGGGAATAATCCTATATCCCTGCATACAGGAGGATAG
- a CDS encoding zinc dependent phospholipase C family protein, translating into MKRILLLAAAFLFCSALSYGWGFFGHKLIHQLAIYNLPKQLQGFYFKHQNYLVSKSVRPDERRNDDPAEAPRHYIDIDMYGEEAVNTMPKAWEAAAARYTADTLLKYCIVPWHVVVMQERLTNAFRQKNADSILFYSADLGHYIADAHVPLHTTVNYDGQLTAQKGMHSLWESKLPELFAHTYKLKGEKADYIPNTEKQIWQVVRHTYSLIPQTLSDELEVSKNFTAETKFDQVERNGKMRQYYSDAFAEAYQQKTGTMVEQQMNAAARQVANFWYTAWVDGGKPDMDKLMFEPLTKAERKQLKQEKKAFRKGELFEKDMVVAAKGKAGE; encoded by the coding sequence ATGAAACGCATTTTGCTTCTCGCTGCCGCCTTTCTGTTTTGCAGCGCCCTCTCCTACGGATGGGGATTTTTCGGCCACAAGCTCATTCACCAGCTGGCTATATATAACCTGCCGAAGCAGCTGCAGGGCTTTTACTTCAAGCACCAGAATTACCTCGTCTCAAAGTCCGTGCGACCGGACGAGCGACGCAACGACGACCCGGCAGAAGCGCCCCGCCACTACATCGACATAGATATGTATGGGGAAGAGGCGGTGAACACCATGCCCAAGGCCTGGGAAGCCGCCGCCGCCCGGTACACCGCCGACACGCTGCTGAAATATTGCATCGTGCCCTGGCACGTGGTGGTGATGCAGGAGCGCCTGACTAATGCCTTCAGGCAAAAGAACGCAGACAGCATCCTGTTCTACTCCGCTGATTTGGGCCATTATATCGCCGATGCACACGTGCCGCTGCACACGACCGTGAACTACGACGGACAACTGACGGCACAGAAAGGCATGCACAGCCTCTGGGAGTCGAAGCTGCCGGAACTGTTCGCCCATACATATAAACTGAAAGGTGAAAAGGCCGACTATATCCCTAACACAGAGAAGCAGATATGGCAGGTGGTGCGGCACACCTATTCCCTCATTCCGCAGACACTGAGCGACGAACTGGAGGTCAGCAAAAATTTCACCGCTGAAACCAAGTTTGACCAGGTGGAGCGCAACGGCAAAATGCGCCAGTACTATTCCGATGCCTTCGCGGAAGCGTACCAGCAGAAAACCGGCACGATGGTGGAACAGCAGATGAATGCCGCCGCCCGGCAGGTGGCCAATTTCTGGTACACCGCCTGGGTTGACGGCGGGAAACCAGATATGGACAAGCTGATGTTCGAGCCACTCACCAAAGCTGAGAGAAAGCAGCTGAAGCAGGAGAAAAAGGCCTTCCGGAAAGGTGAGCTGTTTGAGAAAGACATGGTGGTGGCAGCAAAAGGCAAAGCAGGGGAATAA
- a CDS encoding DEAD/DEAH box helicase, translating into MTSFQDLQLKPELLKSLQELQFTTPTPIQASAIPLLLQGQDVAGQAETGSGKTAAFGLPLLHRLNPGLQQVQALVLVPTRELAVQVRQELKQLGKHIESLKVSAFYGGHAFSQERASLAHPPQVLVGTPGRLTDHLNRRTLNLSFAKQLILDEADKLLEMGFEEEVDQVVAALPRSRQTILFSATIPEGVKQLIASSLQNPQFVKATATTIPDQVKLVGIKVEHTQRQEAVLSLLQSIAAAGTVVFVTTRADADELTDLLQAQGLVARALHGGMEQPDRDKAMTLFRNGTTQVLVATDIAARGLDIAALRHIIHYELPIDAAAYLHRSGRTGRAGKSGTVYTLVTPRDEQKLREWDLLQMDEWLKTDALQKDAAKKSGSETAAFATIHISGGRKDKLSPKDIVGALLAETNLKSTEIGKIEVQDRQSFVAVPAAAVHTAIDSLGNGKIKGRRFKVSLIR; encoded by the coding sequence ATGACCTCATTCCAAGACCTGCAACTCAAGCCGGAGCTGCTGAAAAGCCTGCAGGAACTACAGTTCACGACGCCAACCCCCATCCAGGCCAGTGCCATACCGTTGCTGTTGCAGGGGCAGGACGTGGCAGGACAGGCAGAAACCGGCAGCGGAAAAACAGCTGCCTTTGGGCTTCCGCTACTGCACCGCCTGAACCCCGGACTGCAGCAGGTGCAGGCGCTGGTGCTGGTACCCACCCGGGAGCTGGCCGTGCAGGTGCGGCAGGAACTGAAACAATTAGGGAAGCATATAGAAAGCCTGAAGGTCAGTGCCTTTTACGGGGGCCATGCCTTTTCGCAGGAGCGCGCGTCGCTAGCGCACCCGCCGCAGGTGCTGGTGGGCACGCCCGGCCGCCTCACCGACCACCTGAACCGCAGAACCTTAAATTTAAGCTTCGCAAAACAACTTATTTTGGATGAGGCAGATAAGCTGCTGGAGATGGGCTTTGAGGAAGAAGTGGACCAGGTGGTGGCCGCTCTCCCCCGGTCGCGCCAGACGATTCTTTTCTCAGCCACCATACCGGAAGGTGTAAAACAACTGATAGCTTCGTCGCTTCAGAACCCGCAGTTCGTGAAAGCCACCGCCACCACCATCCCGGACCAGGTGAAGCTGGTGGGCATAAAGGTAGAGCACACCCAGCGGCAGGAGGCGGTGCTGAGTCTCCTTCAAAGCATCGCGGCCGCGGGCACCGTGGTGTTTGTGACCACACGCGCCGATGCGGACGAACTCACAGATTTGCTGCAGGCACAGGGGCTGGTGGCCAGGGCGCTGCACGGCGGCATGGAACAGCCCGACCGCGACAAGGCCATGACACTTTTCCGGAACGGCACCACGCAGGTACTGGTAGCAACCGACATCGCCGCGCGCGGCCTTGATATAGCGGCGCTGCGGCACATCATCCATTATGAACTCCCCATCGATGCGGCGGCCTACCTGCACCGCAGCGGGCGCACCGGCCGGGCAGGCAAAAGCGGCACGGTATATACCCTCGTCACCCCCCGCGATGAACAGAAGCTGCGCGAATGGGATTTGCTGCAGATGGACGAGTGGCTTAAAACCGATGCCTTACAAAAAGATGCTGCGAAGAAATCAGGGTCAGAAACAGCCGCCTTTGCGACCATCCATATCAGCGGGGGCCGCAAAGACAAGCTCAGCCCCAAAGACATTGTAGGCGCACTGCTGGCTGAAACAAATTTAAAGTCCACCGAAATCGGGAAGATAGAAGTGCAGGACCGGCAGAGCTTTGTAGCCGTGCCCGCCGCAGCTGTTCACACCGCCATCGACAGCCTGGGCAACGGCAAAATCAAGGGCCGCAGGTTTAAAGTAAGCCTGATTAGGTAA